Proteins co-encoded in one Sander vitreus isolate 19-12246 chromosome 9, sanVit1, whole genome shotgun sequence genomic window:
- the pole4 gene encoding DNA polymerase epsilon subunit 4 — protein sequence MAAKAATPVTPTEPDPDRCVSEEESRGAEAEEENTQQQTGPAAAVSHSRLSKLPLARIKALMKTDPDVSLASQESVFIIAKATELFVEMIAKDSLVYAQQGKRKTLQRKDLDNAIEAIDEFAFLEGTLD from the exons ATGGCAGCAAAAGCGGCTACACCTGTCACCCCAACGGAGCCCGACCCTGACCGGTGTGTGAGTGAGGAGGAGAGCCGCGGGGCCGAGGCGGAGGAGGAGAACACCCAGCAGCAGACAGGCCCCGCGGCCGCCGTGAGCCATAGCCGACTGTCCAAACTCCCGCTGGCCCGCATCAAGGCGCTTATGAAGACCGATCCAGACGTGTCGCTCGCCAGCCAGGAGTCTGTGTTTATCATCGCTAAAGCCACG GAGTTGTTTGTTGAGATGATTGCCAAAGATTCCCTAGTGTACGCCCAGCAGGGGAAGAGGAAAACTTTGCAAAGAAAAGATTTGG ACAACGCAATAGAGGCCATAGATGAATTTGCATTTCTTGAAG gCACACTAGATTAA